The Salvelinus fontinalis isolate EN_2023a chromosome 24, ASM2944872v1, whole genome shotgun sequence genome has a segment encoding these proteins:
- the LOC129822375 gene encoding von Willebrand factor A domain-containing protein 5A-like isoform X9, producing the protein MVNCCGLVTVKNEPVPLKSIAVEVSVQGHVATVSSTLQYENQEQSPLEAIFVFPLPGEAAVCRFSAKIGQTEVVAEVQEKQKAQEQYDDALSSGQQAFLLEESDESPDVFKLSVGSLPPGEKASVSLDYVTELAVQADDGLRLCLPAVLNPRYQPQGSDSGSGGSAQVSSVPAGSVPYSLSLSAHVSSPHPISRVESNCPLDPLNYLNTEKTQATVSLAAGHQFDRDVELLLYYQDTHQPTAIVEAAQASAKPGSLMGDPVVMLSLYPEFPKDVMSSMTSHGEFLFVVDRSGSMECPMHLGSGSQDRIGSARDTLLLLLKSLPMGCYFNIIGFGSSYESFFSKSVEYSQKTMDEALQKVKEMRADLGGTEILQPLKHIYSQPCLPDQPRQLFLFTDGEVRNTKEVLDLVKTNAGSHRCFSFGIGKGASTALISGVAKQARGHAQFITGQDRMQPKVMQSLRFALQPAVVDISVKWNVPKGVSVTPLSPPIRVVFQGQRALLYAQLTGESSGDTEGSVMVKYSLAKQPVENQLSFSLKPAEDAGMTVHRLGARTLIQSLEVEEGEQDGEKEGVKEKVIELSIQSGVSSAFTAFIAVHKGDGEALHGQLLRRQVPTPNWYLCSSVLEPDMKLSELDDRADQLMCSASEFEVGTKSKCKMRKRNSMSAQKAKGSLASRVKGFFSQQLGFFSQQGACEVLECDEDCDEEGHLGQTLTLQPQPLSL; encoded by the exons ATGGTGAACTGCTGTGGATTGGTAACTGTCAAGAATGAACCAG tgCCTCTGAAGAGTATTGCTGTGGAAGTGAGTGTGCAGGGGCATGTGGCCACTGTGAGCTCCACTCTGCAGTATGAGAACCAGGAGCAGAGCCCTCTGGAGGCCATCTTTGTTTTCCCTCTGCCGGGAGAGGCTGCTGTCTGCAGGTTCAGCGCCAAGATAGGACAGACTGAGGTGGTGGCTGAGGTTCAGGAGAAACAGAAG GCACAGGAGCAGTATGATGATGCATTGAGCTCGGGACAGCAGGCCTTCCTATTGGAGGAGAGTGATGAGAGCCCGGACGTGTTCAAGCTGAGTGTGGGAAGTCTGCCTCCAGGGGAGAAGGCCTCTGTCAGCCTGGACTATGTGACAGAGCTGGCTGTACAGGCTGACGACGGCCTGAGGCTCTGCCTGCCCGCCGTGCTCAACCCCCGCTACCAACCCCAGG ggtcagacaGTGGTAGTGGTGGCAGTGCCCAGGTGTCCTCGGTGCCCGCTGGTTCTGTCCCCTACAGTCTGTCCCTCAGTGCCCATGTGTCGTCCCCTCATCCCATCTCTAGAGTAGAGTCCAACTGTCCCCTGGACCCACTCAACTACCTCAACACAGAGAAAACCCAAGCCACG GTCAGCCTGGCTGCAGGTCATCAGTTTGACCGGGATGTTGAGCTGTTGTTGTATTACCAAGACACCCATCAGCCTACTGCTATAGTAGAGGCAGCACAGGCTTCTGCCAAGCCAG gctcTCTGATGGGTGACCCAGTGGTCATGCTGAGCTTGTACCCAGAGTTCCCCAAGGATGTGATGTCATCTATGACCTCACACGGGGAGTTCCTGTTCGTAGTGGATCGCTCTGGTAGCATGGAATGCCCCATGCACCTTGGGTCTGGGTCACAGGACCGTATTGGCAGTGCcagg GATACTCTGCTGCTCTTGCTGAAAAGCCTGCCTATGGGCTGCTACTTCAACATCATCGGCTTTGGGTCCAGTTATGAGTCCTTCTTTTC TAAGAGTGTGGAGTACAGCCAGAAGACTATGGATGAGGCTCTGCAGAAGGTGAAAGAAATGAGGGCTGACCTGGGAGGTACAGAGATCCTCCAGCCTTTAAAACATATCTACAGCCAGCCCTGCCTCCCCGACCAGCCCAGACAG CTCTTCTTGTTCACTGACGGTGAGGTGAGGAACACCAAGGAAGTTCTGGATCTGGTGAAGACGAATGCCGGTTCTCACAG GTGTTTCTCCTTTGGGATCGGGAAGGGGGCCAGCACTGCTCTCATTTCTGGGGTGGCCAAGCAGGCCAGAGGGCACGCACAGTTTatcacaggacaggacaggatgcaGCCCAAA GTGATGCAGTCTCTCCGGTTTGCCCTGCAGCCAGCTGTGGTGGACATCTCAGTCAAGTGGAATGTCCCAAAGGGGGTCTCTGTCACACCTCTGTCTCCACCAATCAGAGTGGTCTTCCAGGGCCAAAGGGCACTTCTGTATGCCCAGCTTACTGGGGAG AGCTCAGGGGACACAGAGGGCTCGGTGATGGTGAAGTACAGCCTGGCCAAGCAGCCTGTTGAGAACCAGCTGAGCTTCAGTCTTAAGCCTGCAGAGGACGCTGG aatgaCCGTCCACAGGCTGGGTGCTCGAACCCTGATCCAATCCCTGGAggtggaagagggagagcaggatggggagaaggagggagtgaaagagaaGGTGATAGAGCTCAGCATCCAATCAGGAGTGAGCAGTGCCTTTACTGCCTTCATCGCTGTCCACAAAGGAGATGGAGAGGCCCTGCATGGACAGTTGCTACGCAGACAAGTCCCCAcgccga ATTGGTATTTATGCAGTAGTGTACTTGAGCCCGATATGAAACTATCTGAACTCGATGACCGAGCTGATCAGCTTATGTGCTCTGCGTCAGAGTTTGAGGTCGGCACGAAGAGTAAGTGTAAGATGCGTAAAAGAAACA GTATGTCTGCTCAGAAGGCCAAAGGTTCGCTTGCATCTAGGGTGAAGG GATTCTTCTCTCAACAAC TTGGATTCTTCTCTCAACAAG GTGCTTGTGAAGTATTAGAATGTGACGAAGACTGTGATGAAGAAGGTCATTTGGGACAG ACTTTGACTCTCCAGCCCCAACCTCTAAGCCTGTGA
- the LOC129822375 gene encoding von Willebrand factor A domain-containing protein 5A-like isoform X10: protein MVNCCGLVTVKNEPVPLKSIAVEVSVQGHVATVSSTLQYENQEQSPLEAIFVFPLPGEAAVCRFSAKIGQTEVVAEVQEKQKAQEQYDDALSSGQQAFLLEESDESPDVFKLSVGSLPPGEKASVSLDYVTELAVQADDGLRLCLPAVLNPRYQPQGSDSGSGGSAQVSSVPAGSVPYSLSLSAHVSSPHPISRVESNCPLDPLNYLNTEKTQATVSLAAGHQFDRDVELLLYYQDTHQPTAIVEAAQASAKPGSLMGDPVVMLSLYPEFPKDVMSSMTSHGEFLFVVDRSGSMECPMHLGSGSQDRIGSARDTLLLLLKSLPMGCYFNIIGFGSSYESFFSKSVEYSQKTMDEALQKVKEMRADLGGTEILQPLKHIYSQPCLPDQPRQLFLFTDGEVRNTKEVLDLVKTNAGSHRCFSFGIGKGASTALISGVAKQARGHAQFITGQDRMQPKVMQSLRFALQPAVVDISVKWNVPKGVSVTPLSPPIRVVFQGQRALLYAQLTGESSGDTEGSVMVKYSLAKQPVENQLSFSLKPAEDAGMTVHRLGARTLIQSLEVEEGEQDGEKEGVKEKVIELSIQSGVSSAFTAFIAVHKGDGEALHGQLLRRQVPTPNWYLCSSVLEPDMKLSELDDRADQLMCSASEFEVGTKSMSAQKAKGSLASRVKGFFSQQLGFFSQQGACEVLECDEDCDEEGHLGQTLTLQPQPLSL, encoded by the exons ATGGTGAACTGCTGTGGATTGGTAACTGTCAAGAATGAACCAG tgCCTCTGAAGAGTATTGCTGTGGAAGTGAGTGTGCAGGGGCATGTGGCCACTGTGAGCTCCACTCTGCAGTATGAGAACCAGGAGCAGAGCCCTCTGGAGGCCATCTTTGTTTTCCCTCTGCCGGGAGAGGCTGCTGTCTGCAGGTTCAGCGCCAAGATAGGACAGACTGAGGTGGTGGCTGAGGTTCAGGAGAAACAGAAG GCACAGGAGCAGTATGATGATGCATTGAGCTCGGGACAGCAGGCCTTCCTATTGGAGGAGAGTGATGAGAGCCCGGACGTGTTCAAGCTGAGTGTGGGAAGTCTGCCTCCAGGGGAGAAGGCCTCTGTCAGCCTGGACTATGTGACAGAGCTGGCTGTACAGGCTGACGACGGCCTGAGGCTCTGCCTGCCCGCCGTGCTCAACCCCCGCTACCAACCCCAGG ggtcagacaGTGGTAGTGGTGGCAGTGCCCAGGTGTCCTCGGTGCCCGCTGGTTCTGTCCCCTACAGTCTGTCCCTCAGTGCCCATGTGTCGTCCCCTCATCCCATCTCTAGAGTAGAGTCCAACTGTCCCCTGGACCCACTCAACTACCTCAACACAGAGAAAACCCAAGCCACG GTCAGCCTGGCTGCAGGTCATCAGTTTGACCGGGATGTTGAGCTGTTGTTGTATTACCAAGACACCCATCAGCCTACTGCTATAGTAGAGGCAGCACAGGCTTCTGCCAAGCCAG gctcTCTGATGGGTGACCCAGTGGTCATGCTGAGCTTGTACCCAGAGTTCCCCAAGGATGTGATGTCATCTATGACCTCACACGGGGAGTTCCTGTTCGTAGTGGATCGCTCTGGTAGCATGGAATGCCCCATGCACCTTGGGTCTGGGTCACAGGACCGTATTGGCAGTGCcagg GATACTCTGCTGCTCTTGCTGAAAAGCCTGCCTATGGGCTGCTACTTCAACATCATCGGCTTTGGGTCCAGTTATGAGTCCTTCTTTTC TAAGAGTGTGGAGTACAGCCAGAAGACTATGGATGAGGCTCTGCAGAAGGTGAAAGAAATGAGGGCTGACCTGGGAGGTACAGAGATCCTCCAGCCTTTAAAACATATCTACAGCCAGCCCTGCCTCCCCGACCAGCCCAGACAG CTCTTCTTGTTCACTGACGGTGAGGTGAGGAACACCAAGGAAGTTCTGGATCTGGTGAAGACGAATGCCGGTTCTCACAG GTGTTTCTCCTTTGGGATCGGGAAGGGGGCCAGCACTGCTCTCATTTCTGGGGTGGCCAAGCAGGCCAGAGGGCACGCACAGTTTatcacaggacaggacaggatgcaGCCCAAA GTGATGCAGTCTCTCCGGTTTGCCCTGCAGCCAGCTGTGGTGGACATCTCAGTCAAGTGGAATGTCCCAAAGGGGGTCTCTGTCACACCTCTGTCTCCACCAATCAGAGTGGTCTTCCAGGGCCAAAGGGCACTTCTGTATGCCCAGCTTACTGGGGAG AGCTCAGGGGACACAGAGGGCTCGGTGATGGTGAAGTACAGCCTGGCCAAGCAGCCTGTTGAGAACCAGCTGAGCTTCAGTCTTAAGCCTGCAGAGGACGCTGG aatgaCCGTCCACAGGCTGGGTGCTCGAACCCTGATCCAATCCCTGGAggtggaagagggagagcaggatggggagaaggagggagtgaaagagaaGGTGATAGAGCTCAGCATCCAATCAGGAGTGAGCAGTGCCTTTACTGCCTTCATCGCTGTCCACAAAGGAGATGGAGAGGCCCTGCATGGACAGTTGCTACGCAGACAAGTCCCCAcgccga ATTGGTATTTATGCAGTAGTGTACTTGAGCCCGATATGAAACTATCTGAACTCGATGACCGAGCTGATCAGCTTATGTGCTCTGCGTCAGAGTTTGAGGTCGGCACGAAGA GTATGTCTGCTCAGAAGGCCAAAGGTTCGCTTGCATCTAGGGTGAAGG GATTCTTCTCTCAACAAC TTGGATTCTTCTCTCAACAAG GTGCTTGTGAAGTATTAGAATGTGACGAAGACTGTGATGAAGAAGGTCATTTGGGACAG ACTTTGACTCTCCAGCCCCAACCTCTAAGCCTGTGA